A genomic region of Elusimicrobiota bacterium contains the following coding sequences:
- a CDS encoding alcohol dehydrogenase catalytic domain-containing protein — protein MLALMKTSRSRGAQLADVPVVRPGKGETLIKVHRASICGSDLPIFNWTSWAPHRIHPPMIFGHEICGEIAECGPDVKNIRPGDRVAVESHIFCEACASCLAGDRHLCRKMSLIGVDANGGFAEYITVPERVLWKLGSHIPYDYASLMEPMGNALYATCVEPVTGKTVLVMGCGPQGLYAVQIAKAMGASLVVAVEKSPFRAKLAKTLGADHVFGHEGDGDLKEKLLGLKKTKEGFDVCLEMSGADQLVALAFQVLRNGGRLSLFGITAGKMGIDLGEDELDRLISERKVNLESVVSHSFPLKEAQQAFELFSGPQRDCGKIIFALN, from the coding sequence GTGCTCGCCTTGATGAAAACAAGCCGCAGCCGCGGCGCCCAATTGGCCGACGTTCCGGTCGTTCGCCCCGGCAAAGGTGAAACGTTGATCAAGGTGCACCGGGCGTCGATTTGCGGCAGCGATTTGCCGATTTTCAACTGGACATCTTGGGCGCCCCATCGAATCCATCCTCCCATGATTTTCGGCCATGAAATCTGCGGCGAAATCGCCGAGTGCGGGCCCGACGTCAAAAACATCCGCCCCGGCGATCGCGTGGCCGTCGAATCTCATATTTTTTGCGAAGCCTGCGCTTCCTGTCTGGCCGGGGACCGACATCTTTGCCGGAAAATGTCGTTGATCGGCGTGGACGCTAACGGCGGATTCGCCGAATATATCACGGTGCCGGAGCGCGTCTTATGGAAATTAGGCTCCCATATTCCTTATGACTATGCGAGTTTGATGGAGCCGATGGGCAACGCGCTCTATGCCACTTGCGTTGAGCCGGTGACCGGAAAAACGGTGCTGGTGATGGGCTGCGGCCCTCAGGGGCTTTACGCCGTGCAAATCGCCAAAGCCATGGGCGCTTCTTTGGTCGTGGCCGTTGAAAAAAGCCCGTTTCGCGCCAAGCTGGCCAAAACGCTGGGCGCTGATCATGTGTTCGGGCATGAAGGCGACGGCGATCTTAAAGAAAAGCTTCTTGGGCTCAAAAAAACCAAGGAAGGTTTCGACGTTTGCCTTGAGATGTCCGGCGCTGATCAATTGGTCGCCTTGGCTTTTCAGGTTTTAAGAAACGGAGGCCGCTTATCCCTATTCGGCATCACGGCCGGCAAAATGGGCATTGATTTGGGTGAGGACGAGCTCGATCGGCTGATCAGCGAGCGTAAAGTCAATTTGGAAAGCGTGGTCAGCCATTCATTCCCTCTCAAAGAGGCGCAGCAGGCGTTCGAACTGTTTTCCGGGCCGCAAAGAGATTGCGGCAAAATCATTTTCGCATTGAATTAG